In the genome of Flexistipes sinusarabici DSM 4947, one region contains:
- a CDS encoding tRNA (adenine-N1)-methyltransferase, which translates to MKNINYGDRVILIDHKSRRHMVKLKETGRFSSQYGFIDHNDIIEAGDGGTAKTNKNFRYRIFSTTYTDYVMNLKRKAQIIYPKDTAQMLMEADIYPGLHVLESGIGQGALSMALLRALSNQGKLITYEIREDFAEQSKKFIDDFCNDFTEIHEIKLGNIYEGFEGTYDRILLDVPEPWHVIEHTENGLVNGGLIVVYIPTILQVKKYVDTLKSVGCFADLSTFEIIKRPWKVDGLSVRPEMWMYNHSAFIVRARKTSIN; encoded by the coding sequence TTGAAAAATATTAATTACGGCGACAGAGTGATCCTGATTGATCATAAAAGCAGGAGACACATGGTAAAACTTAAGGAAACGGGGCGTTTTTCCAGTCAGTACGGGTTTATTGACCATAATGATATCATAGAAGCGGGCGATGGAGGTACTGCAAAGACCAACAAAAATTTCAGATATCGCATATTCAGCACCACCTATACAGACTATGTAATGAATCTGAAAAGAAAAGCCCAGATTATATATCCCAAAGATACAGCCCAAATGCTGATGGAAGCTGATATCTATCCCGGCCTTCACGTATTGGAGTCGGGAATCGGGCAGGGTGCTCTCTCGATGGCGTTGTTAAGGGCGCTCAGCAACCAGGGCAAACTTATAACATATGAAATCAGAGAAGATTTCGCCGAACAGTCAAAAAAATTTATTGATGATTTCTGCAATGATTTCACCGAGATACATGAAATAAAATTAGGCAACATTTACGAAGGTTTTGAGGGAACTTATGACAGGATTCTATTAGATGTGCCGGAGCCATGGCATGTTATAGAGCATACAGAGAACGGTCTTGTTAACGGCGGTTTAATCGTTGTCTATATCCCGACTATTCTGCAGGTAAAAAAATATGTGGACACATTAAAGTCAGTCGGATGCTTTGCCGATTTAAGCACATTCGAAATAATAAAACGCCCATGGAAAGTTGACGGTTTGTCGGTGAGACCTGAGATGTGGATGTATAACCACAGTGCATTTATTGTAAGAGCACGGAAAACCAGCATCAATTAA
- a CDS encoding IS110 family transposase, with product MRSFTMKSYEKVVGIDVSKETLSISLYDGKSHISYETRNTVKSFFNDFVKKEKGIDFSKVLFMLENTGVYHLRLATHLSKECGYIVSVANPLVIKRYSQMNLKRAKTDKADARLIAEYGYINGDDWLFSPRDIDYYKIDMKLKAVEDFHKQINMLSNQIEAIEYLPFKDNSTLNAYKKLIENFKKEIKKIEKELDILLREKYVEEYKLLSSIPGVGLKLTGVILGKLNGFANFDRGKDVTSFVGICPSIYQSGTSVNGRGKISKKGNGYMRTILYLCSLSACKYNKSCAELYERLVAKGKPKKVALIAVANKLIRQAFGVLKSGKPYDPDHAKNLTLVAKNA from the coding sequence ATGAGGAGCTTTACGATGAAGAGCTATGAAAAAGTAGTGGGAATTGATGTATCCAAGGAAACGTTGTCAATCAGCTTATATGATGGCAAGAGTCACATAAGCTATGAGACAAGAAACACGGTAAAATCATTTTTTAATGATTTTGTTAAGAAGGAGAAGGGAATAGATTTTTCCAAAGTTCTTTTTATGCTGGAAAATACGGGAGTATACCATTTAAGATTAGCAACCCATTTGAGCAAGGAATGTGGTTATATTGTAAGTGTAGCGAATCCTCTTGTAATAAAGAGGTACTCACAGATGAATTTAAAACGTGCAAAGACAGACAAAGCCGATGCCCGTTTGATAGCGGAGTATGGTTATATTAACGGAGATGATTGGCTATTTTCTCCCCGGGATATAGACTATTATAAGATAGATATGAAACTTAAAGCGGTGGAAGATTTTCATAAGCAGATAAATATGTTGAGTAACCAGATTGAAGCGATTGAATATTTACCTTTCAAAGACAATAGCACACTAAATGCTTATAAAAAACTTATAGAGAATTTTAAGAAAGAGATAAAAAAGATAGAAAAAGAATTAGACATATTGCTGCGGGAGAAGTATGTCGAAGAGTATAAATTGCTTTCGAGTATTCCTGGAGTTGGGTTAAAGCTGACAGGAGTGATTTTGGGCAAATTAAACGGTTTTGCAAATTTTGATAGAGGTAAGGATGTAACGAGTTTTGTGGGTATATGTCCCAGTATTTACCAGTCAGGGACATCGGTCAATGGCAGAGGTAAAATATCGAAGAAGGGCAACGGCTATATGCGGACGATACTGTATTTATGCTCACTTTCAGCTTGCAAGTATAATAAATCATGCGCAGAATTATATGAGAGACTTGTAGCTAAAGGTAAGCCTAAAAAGGTTGCCTTAATAGCAGTAGCGAACAAGTTGATAAGGCAGGCATTTGGTGTATTGAAAAGTGGCAAACCGTATGATCCGGATCATGCAAAAAATTTAACTTTGGTTGCAAAAAATGCTTGA
- a CDS encoding PilZ domain-containing protein yields the protein MVEVDNYSLNGCSVYHIFRNFPLYALWITDKSSGNTSMLLLEEDKFLKFTNFSKQKLKNEVTLKCNNCTNFHCKINHCKNTAECLSQIFYDSYAHYRKYKRYPLQIKGYVLRTPEDNCEQHTHPLEIKNISVGGVQCKVGDEKLELDINAKIKINICDCKLKDSSRNCKSCYENESNKTLEGEIAWILDKRFGVKFTNKENINVINSIIEDIDWEISSKVAMQ from the coding sequence ATGGTTGAAGTGGATAATTATTCATTAAACGGATGCAGTGTATATCATATTTTCAGGAACTTTCCCCTTTATGCTCTCTGGATTACTGACAAAAGTTCCGGCAATACAAGTATGCTTCTTCTGGAAGAGGATAAATTTCTTAAATTTACCAACTTTTCAAAACAAAAATTAAAAAATGAAGTCACTTTAAAATGCAACAACTGCACAAATTTTCATTGCAAAATTAACCACTGTAAAAATACTGCAGAATGTCTTTCCCAAATATTTTACGATTCATACGCTCATTACAGAAAATACAAAAGATATCCTCTGCAGATAAAGGGTTATGTCCTCAGAACACCGGAAGATAACTGTGAACAACACACTCATCCGCTTGAAATAAAAAATATCAGCGTCGGAGGAGTTCAATGCAAAGTCGGTGATGAAAAACTGGAGTTAGACATTAATGCCAAAATTAAAATCAACATATGCGACTGCAAATTAAAAGATTCTTCCAGGAACTGCAAAAGCTGCTATGAAAATGAATCAAACAAAACCCTTGAAGGGGAAATTGCCTGGATTCTGGATAAGAGATTCGGCGTTAAATTCACAAACAAAGAGAACATAAACGTAATAAACAGTATTATTGAAGATATCGACTGGGAAATAAGCAGCAAGGTGGCTATGCAGTAA
- a CDS encoding HD-GYP domain-containing protein: protein MPGYVDELRRSFFRRTLFFVIFFSGLFLITLPFIVYFVELDNYQKNMVNDMQQIVDGEIKPILDKSGSFRGKENIIEENIEDFIRYYGMYDFRIWKGNTIVFDHINKKMENESFVYDKELSEVYRTKKPVKEITKPSKQENTFLTGKGYLLEIYVPVINEGKVTSVVEAYLPLPGFQFLGIQTIIVMLIALTIPFIIYIILYTQFKKALNILSTYQKSLKDTYNYLWKSYFNSIKSLSKVLEMKDVETEGHCERVVVIAIYIAEKMGLGRHEIGQLVIGAYLHDIGKVSIPDEILFKKEKLSKAQRMVIEKHVYKGYELLADDDVLSAVNDLVLYHHEKWDGTGYPKGLKGEEIPMVARIFSVADVFDALISKRPYKRAYTFDEAMDVVKNYFGTFFDPAVVEIFTQLSEEEYRVILDSLESTGVTHLVNDAVESILTRRVSKVTA, encoded by the coding sequence GTGCCTGGATATGTAGATGAGTTGAGACGAAGTTTTTTCAGAAGGACACTATTTTTTGTTATCTTTTTTTCAGGATTATTTCTTATTACACTTCCTTTTATCGTTTATTTTGTAGAGCTGGATAACTATCAGAAAAATATGGTTAACGATATGCAGCAAATAGTTGACGGTGAAATAAAGCCTATCCTTGATAAATCTGGCAGTTTCCGTGGCAAAGAAAATATAATAGAAGAAAATATCGAAGATTTTATAAGGTATTACGGAATGTACGATTTCAGAATCTGGAAAGGAAACACTATTGTGTTTGATCACATTAACAAAAAAATGGAAAATGAGTCCTTTGTATATGATAAAGAGCTTAGTGAAGTTTATAGGACAAAAAAGCCCGTAAAAGAAATTACAAAACCATCTAAACAGGAAAATACGTTTTTAACCGGTAAGGGGTATCTTCTTGAGATATACGTCCCGGTTATAAATGAAGGCAAGGTTACTTCTGTGGTTGAAGCTTACCTGCCACTTCCCGGATTTCAGTTTTTGGGAATTCAGACAATAATCGTTATGCTTATAGCCTTAACAATACCTTTTATTATATATATAATTCTATACACACAGTTTAAGAAAGCTCTGAACATACTGAGTACGTATCAGAAAAGTTTAAAAGATACCTATAATTATCTCTGGAAATCTTATTTCAACAGTATCAAATCGCTTTCAAAAGTTCTTGAAATGAAAGATGTTGAAACTGAAGGTCATTGTGAAAGGGTTGTGGTTATTGCAATTTATATAGCGGAAAAAATGGGACTTGGAAGACATGAAATAGGTCAGCTTGTTATTGGTGCTTACCTGCATGATATTGGCAAGGTCAGTATTCCGGATGAAATTCTTTTTAAGAAAGAGAAACTCAGCAAAGCTCAGAGAATGGTTATTGAGAAACACGTCTATAAAGGGTATGAATTGCTGGCCGATGATGATGTCCTCTCAGCCGTTAATGATCTTGTGCTGTATCATCATGAAAAATGGGACGGTACCGGTTACCCCAAAGGCTTAAAAGGTGAGGAAATCCCTATGGTGGCAAGGATATTCAGTGTGGCTGATGTGTTTGATGCTTTGATATCCAAAAGACCTTATAAAAGGGCGTACACATTTGACGAGGCAATGGATGTAGTAAAAAATTATTTCGGCACATTTTTTGACCCAGCTGTTGTCGAAATATTTACTCAGCTCAGTGAGGAGGAATACAGAGTAATTCTTGACAGTTTGGAGAGCACAGGCGTCACACATTTGGTAAATGATGCGGTTGAATCCATTTTGACAAGGAGGGTGAGCAAAGTTACTGCATAG
- a CDS encoding cytochrome c3 family protein, which translates to MKKTYIFTILFIFAAGITFAGIANTPHNLSVSGPGTVKSSTERRICIFCHTPHNARSEAPLWNRNLSNASYTVYSSKTFEATANQTQPTGNSRLCLSCHDGTIALNQIYSGTIQGTSLSNPLTGAAVLGTDLSDDHPISFLYSDSTVADNQLNSETSLPSFVKLQNGRVECTSCHDPHTETQYFLNNADINVLCDACHDKKTGTQLFADSPHSYIVTSSPVNAKYSCNNCHDVHNAKAMETGAGTIQLLRGNEEQLCFICHGTSTFNGAPVPSGTGVDIEANTAASPGTLSGTANYYGNPSCDESPAGECHEGEWSGTINNNERYYNKSHDVVSSAQGNNNTQMECINCHGPHGVRQDDLTTRDVIESLVDPDTLKPFKPSTTNYETSNYWNKFYQMNEFCLKCHNGSFPSSPAGRSDLTVSTDLNREPINVSNTYPNGVHGGGRGLNLPCMACHKPHSGNYMMMPDSIDWNIDNGAPFATNDASGTLTVSSITVNSLDDIQNFCFNTCHKNSSFSGHRSDHVDAVNNNPEVSCITCHFHGGYF; encoded by the coding sequence ATGAAAAAAACATACATTTTTACTATTCTATTTATTTTTGCTGCGGGAATAACTTTTGCCGGCATTGCAAATACCCCCCATAACCTTTCGGTCTCAGGTCCCGGCACAGTTAAGTCTTCTACTGAGAGAAGAATCTGCATATTCTGTCATACACCTCATAATGCAAGAAGTGAAGCGCCTTTATGGAACAGGAATCTCAGCAACGCCTCATATACAGTATATTCATCAAAAACATTTGAAGCCACAGCAAACCAAACCCAGCCTACGGGTAATTCAAGGCTCTGTCTGTCATGCCACGATGGAACAATAGCTTTGAACCAGATATATTCCGGAACGATACAAGGTACAAGTCTTTCTAATCCCCTTACCGGCGCAGCCGTTCTTGGCACTGACCTGAGTGATGACCATCCTATTTCATTTTTATACAGCGATTCCACGGTGGCAGATAATCAGCTGAACAGCGAAACTTCTCTGCCGAGCTTTGTCAAGCTGCAGAACGGCCGTGTGGAATGTACCTCCTGTCATGATCCCCATACTGAAACCCAATATTTTTTAAACAATGCTGACATAAATGTACTCTGTGACGCTTGTCATGATAAGAAAACAGGTACACAGCTTTTTGCCGATTCTCCACACAGCTATATTGTAACTTCATCTCCGGTAAACGCAAAGTATTCCTGCAATAATTGCCACGATGTACACAATGCAAAAGCTATGGAGACCGGGGCGGGAACAATACAGTTATTAAGAGGAAATGAAGAGCAGCTCTGCTTTATCTGTCACGGCACATCCACATTCAACGGAGCTCCCGTGCCGAGCGGGACTGGCGTCGATATTGAAGCCAATACCGCCGCATCACCCGGAACACTCTCCGGAACCGCAAATTATTACGGCAACCCAAGCTGCGACGAAAGTCCTGCAGGTGAATGCCATGAAGGTGAATGGAGTGGCACAATAAATAATAATGAAAGGTACTATAATAAATCCCACGATGTGGTATCTTCGGCCCAAGGGAATAATAATACCCAAATGGAGTGCATCAACTGCCACGGCCCCCACGGTGTGAGACAAGATGATCTTACTACTAGGGATGTTATCGAGTCTCTGGTGGACCCCGATACACTGAAACCTTTTAAACCGTCAACTACTAATTATGAAACAAGCAATTACTGGAACAAATTTTATCAGATGAATGAATTCTGCCTTAAATGTCATAACGGCAGTTTCCCTTCAAGCCCCGCCGGCAGATCTGACCTCACAGTAAGCACTGATCTGAACAGAGAACCCATCAATGTATCAAACACTTATCCTAACGGCGTACATGGGGGAGGACGGGGGCTAAATCTGCCTTGTATGGCCTGTCACAAACCCCACAGCGGCAACTATATGATGATGCCCGATTCGATCGACTGGAATATAGACAACGGCGCTCCTTTTGCTACCAACGATGCCTCCGGTACGCTGACTGTTTCCTCAATTACCGTAAATTCGTTAGACGATATACAGAATTTCTGTTTTAATACCTGTCATAAAAATAGTAGTTTTAGCGGTCATAGAAGTGACCATGTGGATGCAGTGAATAACAACCCAGAGGTGTCCTGTATAACCTGCCATTTCCACGGCGGCTACTTTTAA
- a CDS encoding peptidyl-prolyl cis-trans isomerase has protein sequence MSFILKYAKVLVLVIAAAAVSYASPNDVKTAAKVGSDNISLFEVKSFVNTVVPVGKFHAGSLDKKKYWDDALNKAVDARLLRVYLKENKPEVFEKVKDKADKIIETIRQRFNSEGGFEKALKSNGISKEILRDTHIDMNVKSVFKNYYMKNLQIEDKKLEDYYNNNKGMFMLGESVMVKNCLIEADARNLDKDQMKQKKDKVEMVLQLMKNGREKRGFQMCDNGTFPLKQRVYKFTKGYPVGKILSLNKGEFGGPYENIYGYLVVKAVKRFNNEPVPYEEVKSNIRQIMEKSKFKERYNAIMKRMKNEVSVKKIMLNSTDS, from the coding sequence ATGTCATTTATTTTGAAATACGCAAAAGTTTTGGTATTGGTTATCGCGGCCGCCGCGGTTAGCTATGCATCGCCAAATGATGTGAAGACAGCTGCCAAAGTTGGCAGCGACAATATATCACTTTTTGAAGTGAAAAGTTTTGTAAATACAGTAGTTCCCGTTGGGAAGTTTCATGCGGGCAGTCTGGATAAGAAAAAATACTGGGATGATGCTCTTAATAAGGCTGTTGATGCAAGGCTTTTGAGAGTGTATTTAAAAGAAAATAAACCTGAGGTATTTGAAAAAGTCAAAGATAAAGCTGATAAAATTATTGAAACGATAAGGCAAAGATTTAACTCGGAAGGTGGGTTTGAAAAGGCTTTAAAATCTAACGGAATCTCTAAGGAAATTTTACGTGATACACACATCGATATGAACGTTAAATCTGTTTTTAAAAATTATTATATGAAGAACCTGCAGATAGAGGACAAAAAATTAGAAGATTATTATAATAACAATAAGGGCATGTTTATGCTGGGTGAGTCTGTAATGGTAAAGAATTGTCTTATTGAAGCGGACGCCAGAAATCTTGACAAGGATCAGATGAAACAGAAAAAAGATAAAGTGGAGATGGTTTTGCAGCTCATGAAGAACGGCAGAGAAAAAAGAGGTTTTCAGATGTGTGACAACGGGACATTTCCTCTCAAGCAGAGAGTATACAAATTTACCAAGGGCTATCCTGTGGGTAAAATACTGTCCCTGAATAAAGGGGAGTTCGGAGGACCTTATGAAAATATATATGGCTATCTTGTTGTTAAAGCTGTAAAAAGATTTAACAATGAGCCTGTACCTTATGAAGAAGTAAAGAGTAATATCAGGCAGATTATGGAAAAAAGTAAGTTTAAAGAGAGATATAACGCTATAATGAAGAGGATGAAAAATGAGGTTTCTGTTAAAAAGATTATGCTTAATTCTACTGACAGTTAG